From a single Miscanthus floridulus cultivar M001 chromosome 8, ASM1932011v1, whole genome shotgun sequence genomic region:
- the LOC136473158 gene encoding cyclin-D4-2-like: MAPSCYDVAASMLLCAEEHSSILCFEEEEELEAVGRKRGRSPDYGDDVGVDLFPPPSEECVAGLVEKEREHMPRADYGERLRGGVDLCVRREAIDWIWKVYTYYNFRPLTAYLAVNYLDRFLSRYELPEGKDWMTQLLSVACVSLAAKMEETAVPQSLDLQVGDARYVFEAKTIQRMELLVLSTLNWRMQAVTPFSYMDYFLNKLNGGNVVPRSWFFQSAELILCAARGTCCIGFRPSEIAAAVAASVVVGEVNVAGIENACTHVDKERVLRCQEAIQSMASSAIDTVPPKSANGRTSSPVPVPQSPVGVLDAGCLSYKSEDDAAAAATVAASHGASGSSSSSPPVTSKRRKLTSR; this comes from the exons ATGGCGCCGAGCTGCTACGACGTGGCCGCGTCCATGCTCCTCTGCGCCGAGGAGCACAGCAGCATCCTGTGctttgaggaggaggaggagttggAGGCGGTCGGGAGAAAGAGAGGCCGGTCGCCGGACTACGGGGACGATGTCGGCGTGGATTTGTTCCCGCCGCCGTCGGAGGAATGCGTGGCCGGTTTGGTGGAGAAGGAGCGGGAGCACATGCCGAGGGCGGACTACGGCGAGAGGCTGCGCGGCGGCGTCGATCTCTGCGTCCGCCGGGAGGCCATCGACTGGATTTGGAAG GTTTACACATACTACAACTTTCGTCCTCTCACTGCCTACTTGGCAGTGAACTATCTTGATCGTTTCCTGTCACGGTACGAGCTGCCG GAAGGCAAGGACTGGATGACACAACTCCTCTCGGTGGCGTGTGTTTCTCTAGCCGCCAAGATGGAGGAAACCGCCGTCCCGCAATCCCTGGACCTTCAG GTCGGAGACGCGCGCTATGTGTTTGAGGCGAAGACGATCCAGAGAATGGAGCTTCTTGTTCTAAGCACCCTCAATTGGAGGATGCAGGCCGTCACACCTTTCTCCTACATGGATTACTTCCTAAACAAGCTCAATGGTGGCAACGTGGTGCCAAGAAGCTGGTTCTTTCAATCCGCAGAGCTTATCTTGTGTGCAGCCAGAG GAACCTGCTGCATAGGGTTTAGGCCGTCTGAGATCGCCGCCGCAGTTGCAGCCTCCGTGGTCGTCGGAGAAGTGAACGTCGCAGGCATTGAGAACGCCTGCACCCACGTAGATAAG GAGCGGGTGTTGCGGTGCCAGGAAGCGATCCAGTCCATGGCGTCCTCGGCCATTGACACTGTGCCACCAAAATCTGCGAACGGCAGGACCTCCTCCCCTGTGCCTGTGCCGCAGAGCCCTGTAGGGGTCCTGGACGCGGGCTGCCTCAGCTACAAGAGCGAAGACGatgccgcggcagcagccactgTTGCTGCCTCACATGGGGCCTCTGGCTCTTCAAGCTCCTCTCCCCCAGTGACCAGCAAAAGGAGAAAACTCACCAGCCGATGA